CAAGAACaactgtaaatataaatattataaaactttAAATTGTTAGACTATAAGCATAATATGCATGTACAACGTACATGATAAATTTTATGTATTCTGGTCGTTGCCAATATTGAAGGTACTTCAAGTAGCCAATGAAAGCTTCATCTTCAAAATAACGGTTTTGAGCTAAATCTGCATTAATTTAATACTTATAAGTGTTATTTATGCCCAATCAATAAAACTCGCATCTTCTTAACTGTAAATATAAAAAATGATATTTTAGGGGAAACTAGGGTTACTTATTTACACCTACTTTTATAGTGTAATAATAATTTAAGAGACTTTTGGTCACGTTTAAAGCATCCCTCCTTCCGTCTTCAAAGAAATATCCCTTTTTAGTAATTTAATCTATTCACTCCATAAAAATCGGTATTTGCTAAACACAAGATACTCTGATTACTACAACTTTAAGGGTACAGAAACTCAACTTAAAAGTCATTTAATATTGAATATTCACTAACAAAACACACATTCAAACATCATCTACGTTTTACTCCGAATCTGTATATTTGTGAATAATAATTCTCCTAAAACAAATAGTTACCACTTATACTATCTGTTTAAAATTCCTAAACATTGTTCATATTAAAACGTGGAAACCACATCATACGATGGTATATGTAAAATTCAAGATAACTCAAACTTACAGTGAATATAAGTTGGATTTGCAAGACACTGTACAAATTCCAGTTCAAGCAAAAATCTTTGTCGCCCATCATCTGGATCCTTGTATACCTTTTTAGGTCTGAAACATTTTCAGTTAAGAAACATAGTCATATACTAATATCACATGCCTATTTATATCGATTCCATGGAAATAAAATTGATCACATATCAAGATTACATGAGAAACAGAAGCTTACAAGCTGTGATCATTCAAGGAGTCATTGGTTTCTTGACCTGAAGCCATGCATTCACGGGCCTACAATTTCAAGATAACGACCTCTACAACATCAGTAGCTAGATGTAAAATTAATTTAAGAATTTCAGTAAATAATAGAAGAAACAATACCAGCTAATTGCTACAAATATAATGAGCCACATTTCAAATTATGGTGTAGAAGGTCCTATTAATTTGAAGTTTCATATTCACAATAAACGCCACCAGAATACTATGAAAAAAGATTGTATCTTTATACACAGAATTCagcattattaaattaaattaaattaaataatcaccatataaatatacaaataatggACAAATTTAACATTCCTGCATCCTAAATTCCTAAGTTTTTTTCTAACATTTCAACCTTCACTTACACATCATAATTTCATAGTTTACGATCCACAGTTTCATTTAGGGTTTCAATTCAAAAGCTAATAACAATTTAAAGTTAGGGTTTCGGCATCCAAATTCAAATTTAGCTTCAGAAACACACGTCTCAGGACCAACGAGCATGGACAAAAAAAAAAGACCTTATGTGAATACGTATAATAACTTACAAGGTTTGGATAACTGTCCGGTGAAGTAGCCGGCGCCGGAGAAATCACCACTGTCAACGTCGTCAGTAAAAACTGAGTAAAGTAGAATATATTCACACAAATTGGGCTTAAAAGGTATAGTATTGGGCTTAAAATGTATAGTATTGGGCTTGAAATGGGCTTATAAATTACTTGAAACACGGTTTAAATTTATGTCTAAAATTCCATATATACCCCTATCGAAAACTCTAATAACAATATTACCCTCTATATCATCATCTTCACAAAAATCTCGTTTTAATCACAATTCAACAACCTACTGCGTGTGTTTATCACGCACTCACAATCATATAGTTACCGAATCGGAAGCTAAAAGTAATGGATCAAACAGATCAAGATCAAGAACACGAAGTGTACGGAGAAGATATACCTGATGAAGCTGAAATGGATGCTGATATTGAGATGTCACGAAACGATACGGAAGTCGAAGATAATAATAACTCCAAGGTTTCTTTTaggtttttatattatttaattgtcAATTATTTTATCTTTTCACATTAAAAGTTGATGTAGTGATGTATGTTGTTTTCCGATTGAATGTGTTTGTGTGAAGTgattttaaaccctaatttggcTAATTAGGTTTTTATGATTTTGAATTAGGAGTTGGAGGATATGAAGAAGAGATTGAAAGAGATTGAAGAAGAAGCAGGAGCACTTAGAGAAATGCAAGCAAAAGTTGAGAAGGAGATGGGCTCTGTTCAAGGTCTTTGTTTCTAGTTTTACTATTTTTTGCATTATATTTTCTTTTCTGTGATTCATTTTTTTATAGTTTTGTTATGTTCTATGAGTACTTATTGAAAATTTGGACTTATACTTATTAATAAGGACTTTGTTACATACCACTGCATCAAAATCATAtcgaattaaaattatattatattggaTGTAGATCATAGAATCATATGTAATGGCTTTTATAGCTAATATTTATTTAGTAGAACTGAAACGAAGGCTGtaacaataaaagtattatttattttaatcatttAACAGAATAGCGAGCAAAGTTCGCGTGGATTATATAGTCTGTCTATTGCCTCTTAAGCTATTTCTGTTAGGCTGGTGAATCCAGCACTTGATATAGTAGCTACACAAACGTTTTCTATTTCGGATAATTACACAAATTACCCTTTTCGTCTGTGCTTGTTTAACATTTACAAAATTACAATTTAGAAAGAAAGGAATCATCGATATAATCTATGGATCAAGATCTTTTCTATAGGCACGTATGTTTGTATTCTTGATTTCTAAGAAGACAGAAACCGATGCCTGGTTGATAGGTCATCTTGCTCTGTACCATTTTTTTCCTGCTATTTGTGCAAGATTGCAATGTTATGAGTTGTAAAACATAAACACTGTCATCAACAATGATTCATTATCTATACTAGATAATGTGTTTCCTGACACTATTAGCTTTTGATTGGCATTATTAGATGATACAAACGGGGCTTCTGCAACTCAGGCTGAAAAAGAGGAGGCGGATGCCCGTTCAATATATGTTGGTAATGTGAGTTTCTATGAACTTTCACCCTTTTCTCTTTTTcttatttccttttttttttttttttttttttttttttttgacatggtATGGTGTACACAAAAACAAGAATGTGGCTATGCTTTATATGAACAAAATGCTATGGTTTGATTAATATTTCGTTTCACAACTATTGTTGAGAGCATTACGGCGTACACTTTAACTTTGTGTTAATCAAAAGGTTGGACTTTTTGGTTAAAGAAAGATACCTTTAGGAATGAaagtatgaaacatatatatactgtAATCTAGTATGATCTGTTAGTCTGTCTTTTAATGTATCACACGATAAGCTAAGCAGGCTTGAGACCAGAGGACCTTGCTTGTGTCTATGCATTATTCTAATACAAAAGGATGTATCCTTTATAATTTAAACAAAGATGCATTGATTTATTCTTGTTTATCAACTCAAAAACAAGAATGAAAGGGTGTTTCAAAGTGTATTGAATGTTGATCTCACTGTGTATATGGTTGAAATACATAATTAGTCCCTTTAATTACATCCAATCCccctttaaatcaatatatttcaaCGGCCCTGTTTATTCTTACCAGTGATTTAGATACTTGGACTAAACTTCATTTTACATGTTCTGAATTTCAGGTAGACTATGCATGTACACCTGAGGAGGTTCAGCAACATTTTCaatcatgtggaactgtaaatagGGTGACTATATTAACAGACAAATTTGGTCAACCAAAAGGTTTTGCATATGTGGAATTTGTGGAACTTGAAGCTGTTCAGAATGCTGTTCTTTTGAATGAATCAGAGTTGCATGGTCGTCAACTCAAGGTCCCAACTATATTCGTGCTATTCAGTTTGTGATATTATAAAATCTGACATCAAACGTTCATTACTGAATTTTCAAACTGTGCAGGTTGCTGCTAAGAGGACCAATGTTCCTGGGTTGAAACAATTTAGAGGGAGGCGTCCCAACCCATATCTTGGATTCAATCCACGAAGACCTTACATGGGTGGCCCAATGTATTCTCCTTATGGTTATGGGTATGTATCAGGATCTATCCTCATCAGTTGTGTAGTTTTATTTTTACTGTAAACCAATGGTAATATTAACGTTAGAACTAACATTAGATCAATTATATATTGAAATCTGGATATATATTGATGAAGATGTTAATGAGAATAAATAAAGCCCTGATTGTTGTGACTTTACAAGTCCAAAGCATCAAGCAGATGAGTTTTTAAAGGCCAAATATGCTTAAATTCCATATGGCTCCCTACTATTATCTAGACATTGTCTATATTCATCTAAATCCATTTTGATTACTAGTTAACATAAGATATTGGTAGTGAAACAAGATACTAGCCTCAACTTTCTTAACTTTTATGGACTAGTTAATTAATTTCAATTCCACGCCTGTTAGGGAAATTTTGTGAATTTACTTTATTAATAGTTACTATCAATGTGATATTTGTAGTTAATAGCATCTTATAATTAGAAACCAACATGTTTTTTGCTACTGTGCAGAAGGATTCCAAGAGCTAGAAGGCCAATGCGGTACCGGCCATATTAATCAAGTCTCCGGGTGTTTTTTTTTTCTAGTGGCCGAAAGAGGCAAATGCTCATACTGAGTCTAAAAGATGGTTTCTATAGTCTTAGATCATGTATCATTATGTAGTATTGTTTGGATTCTTCGTTAGCTTTCTCTTTTAAGATTTATATTGTATGCACTTTAACATACTTTTAAACCCAGAACTCATAGTCATCAGTCCAAAAAATGACCTTTAAACTTTTTTCTTCAGTTTCTTTGAATATTAGTATCATCGTGTAATCATAATCCAAATCTAAAACGTTTATCCAAGAAAACAAACAATGCAATCGTCTAGTGTAAGACAATTATTGTCTTTTGTTTTTTAGCATTGGCGCAGAACTCGGAATTATTCGGGGAGTACTTGGCAAGAACTCGGCCAAACTCGGAAAATCAGTCAAACTTGGGATTACTCGGCAAATCAGTCAAAATCGGTCGAAACTGGAtatagtcaaacttggtcaaacattcgagtactccccgagttgccaGGTACTCCCTAATATCAGCCTTGGTTGATGAAAGTGTATCTTGTCGATTGGCCTTACTTCAGGTATGTCATCTTGTTTCTTGTTTAAACCTGTATGGTTGTATCTATGATTCAGCGAAGTGATGTGCGTAAAGAAAACTAAACTTTTTATACCTGTTTTATTCATACAATTGCTTACAAACAAAAAGCAAAAATTAGTTGTACATATACACACTCCCTCCTACAGTATTTGCAACTTTTATATCCACTAAACCTTTCAACCTATTTTCGTGGTATTTTTGGAGGTGGAAGAAGCCATTTTGAACCGTCAATATAAGAAAGGCTAAGATAAGACTTTGCTTCTTTATCTGTAAGTTTCTTTACAAAGTCTTCTCTACCAACCATATCCGAACCTTGTCCTTTGTTCCTGTATTCTGCAAAGAACAGGTTCCTACACAAACATAGATACCACTTGTCAGTCCACATAAAACTAAGCTATAAGCTAGTTTAAATATCATAGGTTGTGAAATGGTCGAGTTGAGTAATAGATCAAAATGAAGTGTTAAATCGATTTTTTTAATGTATTAGGGTAATATGTTTTTGTTCTGTTTGAATGGAACAAGTCAACTGATTATGTAACTTACTTATTAGGTGAAGGCTGATTACTTGAGCTCCACCCTTTAGGGTCAACAAGTGGGCCCAATTCTGAGTAGGCAAACACCACCTTTGAATACCCTTTCCATGCTCGTCCTAAGTACCACCCTTGCCCGACTCCAGTAACCGAGCAATGCACAAACACATACCCTGTTTCTGATTCAGCCATTTCTCGAGCATTTGCAGTTATCCATGACTGCAATTCTCCTGAAATGCAATGAATCTCCGTGTTCTGCAATTCCCTTGTACGATTAACTTTTAGAATAGAACTTAATAAACATTTGAAATTTATAGATTCATCAAGATCGTTAGCGTACCAGGTAGATAGACTTTGCATTACCAAAGATGAAATCTGCAGTGCCTTCAATGTAACAATCTTTGAAAAAATGCCTACCACGATCATCGCAAAAGGTGTCTTGAAACCCGTAGAATCTGACATTGTAAAACGTTGCCTTGTCACCTCCGATCCTCATTGCTGCCGCTTGACTCCCTTTCATTTTTCCATCAGGTCTTGGGCTAGAATTCTGCAAGACCCAAAAACTGTCATTAGATTTTAAATTTTTCAACATAAATTTATCAAGAATGTGATATAGCCTGTGTTATTGATTTAGGAGGTTTATGCACTAAAGCTACACTTGAATTGACTCTTGACCCATTTGTTTTCACCCTTTTTAAAGCTAATTTGAGCCTTACATGAAACATTATCCGAATCATCTAATGGTTAACccaatgggtcgaaattgccaccTTCAAGACTATATATGCATAAATACAATTTCTTGAAGGAGAAGAAGAATCTAATATTGCGCTGACCTTAATATGCAGATTAGCAGCAATGAAATAATCACCATCAACGGTTAAAGTTCCGCTTTCGACTGTGGTATACTTTGCTGCATTTCCATTAAAAACCAACGTAGGCATATTTTTTGGGTCTCCAATGAATGTAACAAACTTCTTATCCCTCTCCATTTTAATCTTCTCAGGGTATTCACCTGGCCCTATATACACGATAATCCTTTTATCATTTTTCGGAGGTATGCTTTTTACAGCATCATTTATCGTTGTAAAATCGCCACCCCCTTTCTTCATGACCCGTATGACCTTCGGCTTGGCCTCTGCAGCCTCTAGTTCCGGGTCAATGGTCCCTCTCCGGGCTTTTAAAGGTTTTACGTTCTCTTCAAACCACTTCTTAATTTGGGCCCGTTCTCGTGGGATTGGTACACTATCGTTTGAAACCGTTAAAGGAAGAATGATCAAGAGGGTGTTTAAAACAACCAGAAAGATATATCTTACCATTTCACCCCCTTTTATGGTATATAAATCTTTCCTTCTTGGAATGTTTAGATAGTTCAATTTGAAAGTTTATctaaacaaaatataaatatatacataacatGTATATATAGAGAAAGAAAGAGAGGATGTTTGAAAACAGAGACGAATAGATTGTTTCCACCAATATATTTATTGTTCTGTTTGATTATTGATCACACCTTCACATATTTCACTATTATCTCTCTCAATCtccaaattaattaatataaataatactgtAGTAATGTTATAAGATGGTCATTTTAATTTATCCTTAGGGAGGGGTTTGAAACATTTTTATCGGTATTTTTAAGTTGGAAGGTATATCTGATTAATTATTCTTGgaatttgtatatatacatatatagttagtTCGAACCAATACTGTATTTTGGCACGTAATTTTAATATAATGTATTTTTTAATAAAAACTTTACAGAAAAATGATTTTTTGCTAATTTCTCAGTAACAAACTAAATATCCAATGAATATCGTAAACTCTTTTTCAATctatagtataattataattataattataattataattataattaatttattatatatatattatactattattataaatatataaataaatataaactatTTTCGATCTGTTTGCAAAGAGATTCGTGCAAGTAACATAATCTTTTTGCTATAAGCATCATTGTAATTTGTAATGTAATTTGTAATGTAATTTATGTAAATAGGAATTTATTTTAACATATTTGCTTGGTATAACTCTTCCATTGTTCACGAGAATAATGAATAGTCAGTTATAACAGATGAAGTGTTGGTGAATGGTGATCAAGTAACAAATGTAATGACATATCTAGGAGACGCTGAAATAATTAACATGACTGCCTACATTATTAAATAGTCAGTTATTACACGTGAAGTGTTGGTGATTCAGTGACAAATGTAGTGACATATATCTAGGACTCTAGTAGACACTAAAATATAGTTCACAAATTAATTGCCAGAAATTAGTTGGTAATATTGTTGGTTCAGAGAGTTGATGAATGTCTGCCATCAAACCAATGGAGTCAAAGTTTTCGATTGCTCGAGCTGCAACTTTTTTATGTTTGAGTGTCTTCAATCGAGTCAACTGTTGCACAAACTTGAACCGGGGGAAAGCTCTACCAAAAGGAGACTGGCGCCACACAACGGTTGTCTTTTATTCTCTAAAGAAACTAAAGCTTATATGAAAAAGTGGCGAAACACTATTTTGGACGAAAGAAATTAGAAAGGGCGAAACACTATTGAATCCATGACTCAAGACATGGGGGTGCAGTTTGTTTTTTCTAAAATGTTTTTGTCTGTAAATTTGCAGATCACCTTTGTAAAGAAGATGTGACCTAAATATAAGTATATTGAATAGTGAAGACTgattgtttttatgtctgcaaaataacttaattATGTCTACAAGACTACAACACTAAGTACTTAGAAGTATATTTCTAAGTCTGCAAATGCAGACAAAATAAGATATTATTTTATCTCACTCTTCAGAAAAACAGTCTGTAGTAAAAACTTGACGGACGCGCAGACATAACATATAATAAGTTTGCAGCACACATGTAATTTTTTTGCGATCCTAATCGGTACACGAAGAGTTGTTAAAATACCATACGCAAGTGCCATAGTGATCAAGAGTCGAAATTCGGCCACAGTGATCCAGGAATCTCGTGTGGAAGGGCTTTCGCTCTTGTCAATGAATCAGTTACGAATATCAATTATTTCTTAGGCCTACTCTCAAGTTTGGCAATTTAGCCTAGGTGTATCTATCATTTTCCATATTTACAATCTAATAAAACTCATGTTTGTATTTTGTTTATCATCTGATTTGGTTCTAAATAGTTTTATATGCAACTAAACTTCATAAAGTCTGACATAGATCTACTTATCCAAATTGATTTTTATTTGTTTTGAATTCCTATTTGGTTCAAGATCCAATTCGGATCCAAAACAGTTCAAGATCCAGTTTTTACTTTACTTCTCTTATATATTTAAAACTTCAGGTTCACACATAAAGAACAGAAATGCAACAAACAGATATCATACTTCCTGCACATGAAGTCATGTACAAGTTAAACGGCACATATACTTATTGGAACCGACAAAATAATGTCTAATATAGCATCAAGATTTCAAAGATACAAAACAAAATAATAACCGCCACGAACAACAGTCTAACTCAACAATAAAAACATGTTTTAATCGAAGAACAAGCGCTCATTCCCAAGATGACTTTGGTTCTTTAGCAATATCATCCTTGATCCATTTTTGAACTCCCTTTACGATAAAGAAGTACTGTAAAAAGATGCAGAAAATGTAGAACGATCAATTTAGATAAACTACGAAAGCAAGGGTGGCAAATTTGACAAAAAAGTAATTTAAATATCGGTTGATTTAAGTTATCTTTTACTCCGTATCTGGAGATCAAACAAAAAAAACTATAAATACAATTTAGTGTCACAATAGAATCTTCACTTTTCTATCTATTGTCCACTTAAAAATAATATGAATGTACCCATTAAACCGGCCAATTTAACCCGCCCATATTGCCACCGTTATATAAGACTTTCAAAAAATCAGTTTTATAGCTTACTTGGAAAGCTAAGATGAGAGGGATGAACGCTTTCCCCCTAGCATTAGCATCCGGACCATCAATCAACTTTTGGTCAACCAAAATGCTTTTGCTTTCGTTGGTAGCAACCTTTGTAATCGTCTCTACTAAATTGGGAATCCAAGCAATTCCATTTGGAAGAATCTAGCAcaaaaataatgaaaaattaaagataaaaaaatataaatttccAAGTAAAACAGGACAACAAAGACGACTAACCTTTTCttcgttatcatttttattacaccTGCTGCTGTTCTCAACCAAGACAACAGGAACATAATGAGCCTGCAAtatacaacagcagcagcaacattAAGGAAGTTAGGACGCAGAAGAGATCATTCTTTCTAATTCTATTTGTACATCTTATTAAATGGGTTGACTTGAGTTTATTTTATCCTAAACGGGTCAAATTAAAAAGATAATATAACTGAATAAGGAATGAGTCATGTCAAACAAATGAGTAAATTACGTTGTGTTTCCCACGTTTAGTTTTAATGCATACAAGCTACTAGATTGTTTTATTCAAATATTAAGATTCAGTTACATAAGTAAATCAAACAGAACAATTAACGAATAATACCAAACTTTCACGTCTCTTGAACCGAGATCCAGAGTCCAAAACTTTAAGGAGAGCCTCAGATCGTCTCGCAGAGAACTCTTCATAACTAAGACAATCGGGTGGTGTAAGCTGAGCATGTGTTAGCACGACCACTCCTTTATGCCATATTTCTTTACCAAAACTTTCAGTTATTGCCTTAACTATCTGCATATCCAAGTTATCCACTCTATATGAATCCAGACGGTCCACATATAGCAAAACATCGATCGTTTTATTCAAAAGAAACCTGTTCATATGAAATCACAAATCTTTATAAGAGCCTAGAGGTATCGGTTTCAGCCAGATTACTTATGAAAGCATGAAATAAAGTTTTGTTACTTTAACAGGTAGTATCAGAAGAATGGGAAAAAAAAATATCTGAATGGATTTTGGGGTGAAAAAGGTAGCCCAAAGTGCAATTTTATGCATAAACCTCCTAAGACATTTTACAAAAGAAATGGGATTATAACTGTAAAAGTGTCTTTTTTGCaatcaaatatttataaaactctagagctttagacaataaaacttGCTTGCTCAACCCAATCCCGGTCAAACATCCCGTACCACAAAGAGCGCCCATTTCGACCCATTGCGGAATGATTCTTCCTCGCCCATTTTACATAGCCACGTTAGCacaatataaaatttatatatcgtGGTACTTGTCATCATCTTAAGAAAAGTGTGTTGTGATTTGACTAGTAGCATTTTATAAACCATCGGCATtccaaaaccgttagtgtacaattaGGTAATTTGAATCTAAAATACGATTGAAGGCTAGTATTGACACACACAAACACATTGCTAATATCACAACAGGCTATTCTTATTTACATACGTAAGTATAAAAAGTCAGTGTAAACCTTTTGATTAGTTGCAGGGCCTGAT
This genomic window from Rutidosis leptorrhynchoides isolate AG116_Rl617_1_P2 chromosome 2, CSIRO_AGI_Rlap_v1, whole genome shotgun sequence contains:
- the LOC139889989 gene encoding polyadenylate-binding protein 2-like codes for the protein MDQTDQDQEHEVYGEDIPDEAEMDADIEMSRNDTEVEDNNNSKELEDMKKRLKEIEEEAGALREMQAKVEKEMGSVQDDTNGASATQAEKEEADARSIYVGNVDYACTPEEVQQHFQSCGTVNRVTILTDKFGQPKGFAYVEFVELEAVQNAVLLNESELHGRQLKVAAKRTNVPGLKQFRGRRPNPYLGFNPRRPYMGGPMYSPYGYGYVSGSILISCVVLFLLIGAELGIIRGVLGKNSAKLGKSVKLGITRQISQNRSKLDIVKLGQTFEYSPSCQRSDVRKEN
- the LOC139889990 gene encoding pectinesterase 2-like — protein: MVRYIFLVVLNTLLIILPLTVSNDSVPIPRERAQIKKWFEENVKPLKARRGTIDPELEAAEAKPKVIRVMKKGGGDFTTINDAVKSIPPKNDKRIIVYIGPGEYPEKIKMERDKKFVTFIGDPKNMPTLVFNGNAAKYTTVESGTLTVDGDYFIAANLHIKNSSPRPDGKMKGSQAAAMRIGGDKATFYNVRFYGFQDTFCDDRGRHFFKDCYIEGTADFIFGNAKSIYLNTEIHCISGELQSWITANAREMAESETGYVFVHCSVTGVGQGWYLGRAWKGYSKVVFAYSELGPLVDPKGWSSSNQPSPNKNLFFAEYRNKGQGSDMVGREDFVKKLTDKEAKSYLSLSYIDGSKWLLPPPKIPRK
- the LOC139893453 gene encoding translocase of chloroplast 34-like, whose product is MAREWSGIQNFPLATQTKLLELLGEFKNKERQSLTVLVMGKGGVGKSSTVNCILGERAVAVSAFQSDVPRPVMVSRERSGFTLNIIDTPGIVEGGYVNDQALQLIKRFLLNKTIDVLLYVDRLDSYRVDNLDMQIVKAITESFGKEIWHKGVVVLTHAQLTPPDCLSYEEFSARRSEALLKVLDSGSRFKRRESLAHYVPVVLVENSSRCNKNDNEEKILPNGIAWIPNLVETITKVATNESKSILVDQKLIDGPDANARGKAFIPLILAFQYFFIVKGVQKWIKDDIAKEPKSSWE